From the Ochotona princeps isolate mOchPri1 chromosome 26, mOchPri1.hap1, whole genome shotgun sequence genome, the window TTGGTCACCCTCATCCGAGAATATTAAATAGAAGATTCCAGAAGTGAGAATAACACACTTGAAGTAgtttttgtgctgttgctgcttGCTCTGCTGCAGTTATTACTGTTAAGTTCTTACTCTAATTAAAGACCTTTGGATCAGTAGACCACACTCAAACTTTgtgaatcttcagaaagttcagacTCTGTTTGTTGATTGATATACTTttcttggagaggcagatttagagaggagagacagaaatttcttccacctgctggttctctccccaaatggccacaatggcaggagctaagctgatccaaagccaggagccaaggagctttttctgggtcttccacatgggtgcagggtcctaagcacttgggtcatccttactgctttcccaggccacaagcagggagctggaggggaagcagagcagctgggacaagaaccagcgttcatatggatgccaacacttgaaggtggaggattagccaactgaaccatcacactggccccatgaCTTTCTttcttcaagattcatttatttatgtgaaaagcaatGAGGGGAGTAGGGCGCACAGAGAGAGTGTGCTTCCATCTTCTGTTCGCTTCCCAAAGCTGGAGTGGGCGCAGGGACCAGCACACTCTCAGGAGCGGAGGAGCTATGCCCTCCACCCCAGATGCAGCCATGGCGGGTGCTGTCCCATCGCGCCGCAGGCTGCCCAGAGCCCCAGCCAGAGTTTGAGTGGCGCCGGCGCAGACATGAGCACATGGCTCAGGCCTCTGACCTGGTGGCTCCGAGGGGCCTTCCGACCCCAATGCACAGAATTTTCTCCCAGTTCTAGCCCGTCCTGGGGGCGGGTACAGGCTGGGTTCACAGCTTTTGTCTTTCTGCAGCATTTACATGTAAGTTGCAAGGCCTCGGCCCTGCATGTTTAGCGTGTGGCCCAGGGAGTTGGTCACACGTGGACCTCTTGCCCAGTCTATGCACAGGCAAGATGCAGGGCACCTATGGGGGCCTGGAACTGCCACAGGCTGCACGCTGCGTGTCCTGCTCCCCGCAGAACCAGGGTGCTTCTTCCGCACCCCAAGCGAGTGTGCCTGGCCTGACCAGCCCCACAAGCCTGGACCAGCATTGTGCCTGGGCTGGCAGCTGTAGTCGTGGTAACCAGGAGCTGTGTCCACGTGAGCTGTGTCCACGTGTGCAGCCCTGGCAGAGTGGAGATGGCACTCACCTTGAacacagcacagccaggagcaCGCAGTGTCTTTCCCCGCGTCTCCCTGTGTGTCGctgtctgtctcattctctttctccagcaattactgtctctccctctccttctctctgtctctcttctctctgtttctctctccatctgtctctgtgcctgcctctgtctcctctctccctctccctctctctgtctctcctctctgtttttctccccctACCCCTGGCCACTCACGAGTTGCCCTGTGCCCACCTCCAGCTCCCCCACAAAGCCTGCACGTTAGCCATTTCTCATGTGCCCCAGCCAGGTGGCACAGACCTCCCCAAACCCTGGCCCATTTGTGCTCACTGCATGtcacacccccagcccctggTAACCATGCAGTCAGCTCCCGTCCCTGCAGACCAGGCAGCTCGGCACACACACACGATGGGTTGGACAGTGATGgtctgttccatctgctggttcacttccccgcATGGCCAGGGGCCAGATCTCCATCAGATTCCCTGCACTGCGGGGCGGGCCTGAGGACTCAGACCAccctccacttcctcccaggAGCAAGGCGTGGAGCTGGACCccgtggagcagctgagactggccTGGAGCCCCAACTGTAGGCGCTATGTGCTGGCCCTCACCTTGTAAGCCGTTCCAGCCGCTTCCAGCTGTGAACATTCAAGGGCAAGCTTGGGGCAGGTGTTATTGCCTGCTGGGCAATTCCTGGTTTGGAGCTTCTAGAAGCTGCAGGGGCCTCCTTCAAGGCACAGGGTGCCCCAGCACACACCTACCAGCAGGTGCGAAGAGCATCCCACAGCCTCTCTCCTGCCAGCGCTGCCTGCAGTCACTCACCGGGGGTGTCACTGGCAGACGTTTGGTGTGCCCACGTGGAGAGCCTGAGAGGCGCAGTGTGCATGTGTGACGCGGGGATGGACTGGGCACCAGCACCCCGGGCTTGGATCAGCCGTCCAtctggcaggtgctggctcacACAGAGACCGCGGCAGCTCACGCCCAGGCCCTGTGGTTGGCATGGGAACTCAGCGAGGCTGAGCACCCTGAGGCAGGGCGTCACTGGTGGCATCGGACCAGGAGCCCGAGGGCTGCGTGAGGAGCGCGGGGCGTTGGCGCTAAGGCCGGCTTGCCCTCATGGAGGTCTGCTAGTCCTGCTTCCCAAATTTCTGTGGCTTCAGAGACCAGGGGGCGCTGGTGAGCTGTGGGCGGGACCGCCCTGGGcgccagccagctccctgggagCCCTCCCCACCAGCACTGGGCACACCTCCCCACCAGCACTGGGCACACGGGGTACCACCCCCAGCACCCCTCAGGGCACCACTTCTCAACACCCAGCAACCCTCAGGGCACCACCCCCAGCAACCCTCAgggcaccaccaccagcaccccagcactggcccctagCACCTGGCATACTGAGCACCACCCCCCAGCATCCTTAAGCTGGGCTTGTAAGGTAGGCGCAGGAATCCACACCCCCTTGTCCTGCAAGCTTGGTAGAAGGGCCGTGAGCCCAGCAGCTctttccagctcagctccctgtggcctgagtCCAGGGGATGCAGGGTGCTGACCAGGCCTGCCCAGGTCCTCTCCAGACCCTGGGGCCTGGAATACCAGGGCATGTAGGTGCATGCTTGGCGCCATGGGCCCAGCCAAGCTGCTCCCTCCGTGTATAAGCATGTGGGACACATACATGCAGGGTCTGCATGCTGGACCCAGCAGGGGAGTAGTGTCAGCTTGCCCTGTACCTAGTGTGGTTGAAGACCCTCAGGCTGCTGCTAGGCCCTGGCTCTGGGGGGCATCTCATTCTGTACGGGGTTGCGGAGGCCTCCCAGTAACCAAGGGAGGACACCCCATGCCAGCAGGCCTGAGGATGACTGAGTCATCCTGGACCCTGGGGGCTGGAGGAGCTGCGAGCTTAGGCTGACCCTGGGGGTCACAGGGGAGCTGAAAGGACAGCAGCATCCGGGGAGTGGGCCAGCCATGAAGGGTCCCTCTACCTGTCCCTCCCCTGGCTCTGATTTGCCAAGAAGCAGGGGCTCCTGGAGGTGAAACCCCGCAGGGGGTCTCCAAGGGAGGACAAGCTTGCAGTCAGGTCAGTATGGCCAGAGGCACCCGGACACAGCCCCTGTCCGCTCAGGGCCGCCCTGCCTGTCCCACACTCCCCGGGCTGCGGCGCAAGTGGCCTCAGGTGAGGGAGCCCTGCGCAGCAGCGGCAGTAGGACCCCTTGCCGGTGGGGACCGTGCTCTTGCGGGCGAGGCTCGCGaccacctcctgcctcctgtccaGCCTCGGGAGCGTCTCAGCCACAGGCAGTCCCCCGTGCCCAGGAGCAGCCGCATGGGGCGCCCCGGGCAGCGCTTGCCAGTGGTTGGCGGATCAAAGGGCGGGAGCAGCCGCCAGCCGGCGCCCACGGAGGCAGGAATCCCTGGCCCCAGGGCGCGGAACCCAAAGCCACATTCCGGGTGCCTGGGCCTCACACGGCAAGGCAGGCCAGGAGCATGGCGACACCTGCCCGGGCTGGGCCTGTCCCCGGGGCCCCAGGAGGGCGGGGGCTGCGGGGAAAGTTGGGAGGGGGTCCCAGCACAGGACCAGCGTGCTCCCACGTGCTTTCCCCGGGGAGCTCACTGAGCAGGCAGACAGCCAGACGGCCTGGACCCCTGGGGGGTGTTGCTGCCCACCGGCCAGGTGCCTGGGGCAGCTGTCAGCCTGCCCCGTGAGGCTGTGACGAGTGGGGTCACTGCAAGCGGGCAACACGGTTCTGGGGGAAGGGCTGGGGCGCCGGGGcctcccgcccccacccctcctgcccccagctcagGCACAAGCGCTGGTGGGAGGACCCGAGTGCTGGGCTGCCCGGGGAAATGCAGGACCGGTCACGGCCACCGGGTGGCAGGGCAACTCCAGTGTCTGGATCGGTCCTGACCCGGCTAGCCGGGCGGTCGCAGAGGGGCCAGGGCCCTGCCAGCCTGGCCAGCGcctttcccagccccagcacctcGGTATGTCCTGAGAAGGTGGGGGCAGCGGGTAGTGACCATCCTCTGGCCGGTAGCGCTGGTCCTGGGCACAAAACACGTCAGCAAGGAGGGTTTGGGGCTGGACAGTGGGAGGACACAGTCCCCAAGAGCCCCCATcttccctgggcacctgcccacgGTACCTGCCCATGGATGACTCAGCTGGTCCATGCCCAGAGTGGACACTAGGATAGAATCTGCGGCTCTGGGGGCCCCGGGCTGTCCGCCTCACCGTCCCACCAGCTGACTGCCCAATGCCTGGTTCCGGTCCCTATGTTGCCAAGCCCCGCTGCAGCTCAGGCcggccctgggaggctgcaggggtAGAGGGGAAGGCTAAGGCTGAGTCTGAGGCTTCCGGTTCAGCCTGGCGTGGCCGATTGGTGACGCATCAGGGTTCCTGGACACAGCAGTGAGAGGAGAGGTTCCCCTCTAGTAAGAGAccggaggtgggggtggggtgtgtgcaGCCAAGGGCGCCTCTGTTCCCACTCTCCAGGAACAAACGGAGCGCTCAGGTCAGGTAAGCACCCAGCTCACGGCTTCtgtctccaccccctccccagctcagGCCCCCGTCTCCAGCCCCCTACCCAGCTCAGGCTCCCAGCCACCAGCCCCCTCCAGCTCGGGGCTCCTGGTCGCCAGCgcccccacccagctcctcaAGGACCCCAGCTGTTGTGTCATCCCTGGTCTCCcccagagcaggaggaggaaccCACATCTGTCTGTTTCCTGAGAGACGGAGCTGGGAGGAAGGCTGCCTGGAACCCTGTAGTgcctgggatgggggtgggggtacCTTCCTGGGTCCCCACTGGGATCTATGGACCTGGCACTCTCTACCATGGACCGAAGGGCCTGGGAAGCAGGCCCAGTGCGGCCGTGGGCGCTGGCACGCTGCCCAACATCCGCTTTGCTGATTTCTGAGCCCTACCCACCCCCAAAACAGCCCAGTACTCTACTCTGCACCGGCTGTCAGTAATGGGTTTGGGGCGTGTAGCCTGTGAGGCCCTGGACACAAGACAGGCCCAGGAGGCCAGGCATGGGGGGCACTGGAGCAAAGGGGCAGATGGACAGGAGGCAGCCGGAGCAGAAATGCAGAGGATGGGCTAGCAGTTCAactcccggctgctctgcttcccatccgctGCCCGCTGAGGCCctggggaaggcagtagaagatgggtcaagtccttggactcccagatgggagacccggaagaaacccttggctccagtctggcctagccccaggtgtggctgtttggaaagtgaaccacccTCCCCTTCccgcataactctgcctttcagatcaatcAGTCAATATGTAAAAGATGAACACACACCAGAGGTCTGCAGGAAGGGTGGGGCAGGGCCACCCGTGGGGGGCAGGGCCACCCGTGGGGCAGCGTGTGCCGGGGACTGCCCAGAAATTCCACTTCCTCAGGTCCCTTGTCCCCATTTTGAGCCTTCAACAGCCCTGGCCTCTGGAGCACACAGAATTGTCACCGTCACAGTTCTTAGTAAACTGAGagtggattcccccacccctaggCACtcactggggagggagggagaggaggcaccAGGAGCCACCGGCCAGCTGTGCTCTGGGTGGGCTGCgggggcaggtgctggggccccGGGACCCTAGCAAGTCTCTGGGGGCAGGCTATGtgccctcccctcttcctctccatcctTGCTTGGGGCCAGCCCGGGGTGTTgcagggtgtgagcgagatcatgccagacaagtctaggatgtgttaaggagtctttattaactaagcttggtgataactaaaaattagcaaatgacaaatccatatggcaatccagtctgaatcaaagcTCCGAGAAAAaagcaaatggtcattacccgAAGTCTATCCGTTCAATTGAAGACCTATGTCCAGCTTGTCTCCTGAGGGACATAagggagcagcctgggcacacactgcgccctcccctccccttcccctgcctctctgcccacattccactaggCCTGactctcctggaactcttttttttttttaattttaaaatttttattggaaaggcagatgtacagagaggaggagagacaggaagatcttccatttgttgattcactccccaagcggccgcaacgaccagagctgcgccgatccgaagccaagagcccagacccttttctgggtctcccacccgggtgcagggtcccaaggctttgggccgtccttgactgctttcccaggccacaggcagggagctggatgggaagtggaggagctgggattagaaccggctcccatatgggatcctggcacatgcaaggcgaggactttagccgtaaagctactgcaccaggccctcctgGAACTCTTAATagcacacacattagaaatacaaaggatcttaacattaacatcttcactgtcccGCCCCAGCAGTGACCAGAGGGTGAGGACTACAGAAACACAGGGGCCACGCTCAGGGGCtccctgtccttggagtctgtttgcgggtactggggaggccaagggtCGGAGTGCACATGcccaagagagcgagcccctccctatcatggcctttataggggcttgtgaggggtgtGATAACAGAACAACCCAATACTGCCCCCTCTCATGCCACATGTGGGCagaagggaacacctaggtggtggtgggagtggcttccaagtttGTGACCCTGAAgtagctgcctaccccacaagGGAGCAAGGAAGTTGGGCATCTGGGTCTTAGCCTGGGGGCTAAGAGGCCCCACGCTCTGTGGAAACCACAGCCCTCACTCCACTCAGGGCCTCTGCGGCCTAGGCCTGCGACCCCAGCCCCAGTGACACTGACTGCCCCTGCTGGCACCCACAGCACCAGGAGCCCCATCTGGTTACCCCCTTCCCCCCACTGCCTGGCCTGATCCCTCTCCCCAGGAGGTGCCAAGGAGGGGTCAGGACCCTCAGGGGCCTCACAGGGGCCTCACCTGTCACATCCTCTGGGACACAGCATGGCAGGGCCCACCAGGACACCGGCGCCCCCTGCCCACGGGGTCCAGAAACAGGCGGCAGGGTGGAGGTGCTGCTGGGGGAGGCTGAGTGCGTGCTCCCTGGGGTCAAGAGGAAGCCGGCTGGCAGGCCGGTCATGCGCAGGCCATGCAGTGCCAAGGAAGCGGCCCTTCTAGGTGACACCTGCCCACCCAGGCTGGGGTCCCGGATGCAACGGGTCCTTTCCTCAgacaccccacccctgcctgcgTCCTCTTTCCACGCAGCCTGGTCCTGCTGTATACAGGAAGCGTGCCTGAGGCACTGCTGAttgcagccagctctgggccagccctgcccagggcctCAGCAGAGGAAGCGGCACCACCCGCCTGGAGCCTCAGCCCAGTGGAGAGGAGCCCGATGAGGACAGGTGGCGATCGCTGGCTCCCTGTTCAACTGCAGATGTGGCGGCTGGGTCAAGGGGCAGTTGGAGTGGGTGTGGTGTCTGGGGGCCTACTCCCAGGATGGGCTGAGCAGGGTtagggcgggggtggggaacaGCCCCGATGCACAGGGTGGCCCAACAACCTGTCTGCAAACCCAGGAGCTGATTGCTCCAAGGCTGGGTGGGACCCTGGGGCCCTCTCCACACGCCTCCACAGGGCCCACATAGGAAAGCTTTCCCCAGCCACTGTAGGGACCCCCAGGGCCTCAGGGAAGGCCCCCCTGAGGGAGGAGTGAGCCTGGAGGTtccctgcaccaccaccaccgcccccccccccccgcttcccCCAGGAAGACACGTCATCCGAATCAAGAGCAGGGCCTCGGCCAGCCCCCACCGCCTGCCTCTGTGGTTAGGGGCGTTCCAGACCCTAGCCACTTCCTGAAGCCTGGTGCTGTCAGGCTGGGCGCCGGGTAAGTCGGGCGGGTGGCAGGCGCTGGGGCCAGGAGGCTGCGTCGGTGGGCACAGGTGACCTGGTGGTGTCCAGGTGGGGACTTGGCTGGGGGCTTCTAATCTGGGTCCCCCCAAGATAAAACAGGGTGCAAGTGCCCACATGTGAGGAGAGGGGCCTGCGGGAAGGGCCCGCCATCCCCAAGGCGAGAGCTGGGGGAGTTAAGGAGGGTTTGGGGGTCAGGGTCCCAGCTGGGCCCCACCATCGCTGGCTCACAGCCTGCCAGGTGTCCAGGCTCTCGATCACTTCCTGGGTGTGATGTGGGGGTGTGCACACGTCTTGGCTGCCCCTCCAGGGCCCACCCAGGGAGGAAGGCTTGTGGGCCACAAGGCAGGGTGGGCTGTGGCCAGCCTGGCCATGCGGGGAGGCCCAAGGCCCAGCAGCACCCCGGCCTGTGCACTGCCCACAGTGGGCAGCATGGAGCCAGGCCAGGGTGTGCGAGAGGCTGTGCCAAGAGGGAGGGGTCAGCCCACCCCGCACCAAACAAGCGTCCTAAGTGAAACAGAAAGGGTGCTTCCCCTGGTCTGGGGGGACCAGGAACCCTGAGGGTGGGGGCTGGTGGGGACACGGGGAGTAGGCGTCGAGGAGCTGGTGGGAAGCCACCCTGCCCTGGGGCTCATCGACAGCGCTGGCAGGCAGCCCAGGAGGCCCATGCTGGCAGGCAGGAGGATGGGCCTGGTGCTGAATCCCCAGGGACAATGGCTGTGCAGATGGCTGTGTGAGCTTCTCTGTAGCAGGAAGGCAAGGGTTACAGGGACAGTCAGGCCACAGGactggggcagcagctgggaggccaCCCTAGGCCCCTATCCCTAGGTCTGTAGAGGTGTGCAGGCTCCCATGGACAGGCAGGGCAACTCCAGAGGGGAAGGAGGCCTGACCTCCAGGTTTCTGGAAACACAATGGGCATTGGGTGGGTGGGGGCTTGCGTCTGGAAGTACCTGAGTGACCCCCCCAGGACCCGtccatccagctgctccacagccAGTAGTCATCCCAGGGCACAGCCTGaggaggctgtgggctgtcctggaGGATCTTGGCAGTTCTGTGCTGATATGGTGCCCGGGATCTGCGccccaagcctcagcctgtggacCATGTCGGCTGGCCAGCCCCTCCCACCCCGGGGCAGAGGCTCCCGAAGAAGCTGTGACCTGGGAGGTGgccaggctggggagcagggTTGAAGGGGAAGCCCAGAAGGGGCCGGGAGTGACCTGAAGCGGTGTGCCCGCTGAGTAGGGTGGAACAGCAGGGGCCCTAGCTGCGCAGCTCctggcagaggagccagggcctACTGATGGGCGCCCCCACTCTTCTGACAGGCCATGGCTGGGACCCAGAACTGGTCAACCAGGGCAAGTGGCCCCAGGGCGCATGTGCATTGGGGCCAGAGGGGGCCACAGGGGGCCTGGCTATGGAAGGCTCACTTTGCCCCGGGCTGTGGGAACATTGGAAGATGGGTGCACAGCAGGCCTCCCCCAGCAGGTGAGCCAGGGCCTCAGGGCCCCACTAGCTTCTCCCACAGTCGCAAGGACACCCATGCTGGGAAGCTCTGGGCTGACCTCCAGGGCTCAGCCAGAGGCCTAGGCTGGCCAGGGTGCTCCTGGTGCCTGGGTCATAGAGCTTGAGGGTGGGCCTGGAGGGCTCCCTTCCCGCAGACCCCCTGTAATGGGACCCCGttagggaaggaagcagagacccCCCCTCTCCAGTCAAGCCATCCTCACTGGGCAGCAGCTCCCGGGCTGTCACCTCACCACGACACACATCTAGCGGGCTGGGCCAATGCCTCCGGCTGCTGTGTACACAGAAGCAGCGcccactcctggctccctgctcatgtcagTCTCCGGGGCTGTTGGTCAGTGTTCACAGGGAAGCACCTTGTGCTCAGCGAGGCTCAAACCTGCTGACCGAATAGGAGAGCAATAGATACTGCCGCccacggagccaggagctccggtGTGGTCTCCCCCGGCTGTGCAAGGCCTCAGCCGCCCTCCCAGGCTATGGAGGAGAGCGGACTCGGGCTCAGAGCCAGGCACCTGATGATGCCTGGTGTCACAGCCGCTGCACCCCACGCCTGTCCTGAGCAGGCCCTGGGCCACTCCCTGCTCCGTCGCAGTGGGTCTCCGTGGGGGTGCTGCCAGTGGCTCCTGACACGCTGCAGGGAATCCTGAAGGGCTGAAGGCACTGTTGTCATTTCCTGGTCAAGGAGCATGCCAACCCGCTCAGCCGCTGCCGCCGCCATATGCAACGAGTAAGTCGCATTCAGGCTGGTTTGCACAGCGCTGTTTCAACCCGCCACTTCAGAGCCGTGTGCGACCTCCGCAGACGTCGCGCCTCAGGACGGCAGGCCCGagtggctgtggctgtgtgtgAACCCAGTCATGTCAGGTGAGCGGCCCTCCCACCCCACATGCCATCGAGCACCGTCATCCAGCCCGTGCCAGCCCGAACCCAGGACAGGTGGTGGTCCCAGTGCTTTCCCTGTACCATGCAGCCTTGCCTGCTGTGGGGGGCGGGGTAGGGAGCAGACATGAGTCCACCTGCCCCCACCAGGAGGACTGGCTGTGAGGGGAAGGTatgggcagggggcgggggctCTTGCTCAGTTGCACATGATGGGTGTAGGGCCTCCCTCCCGCCTGCGTCAGCTCTCTCCTCCAGGCACCTGAGCCACTGAACCAGCAAGTGCTAAGGTGCAGGTCGAGTGCCCCACGGGAGCTCCATCCAGCCTGATGGCACAGCAGGGGCTGCCCTGTGCCCCGTGAGGGGTGCCAGTGAGGAAGGGGAATAGCTAGGGTGTGAGGTGGCATAGCTACGTGGAGGACAGTGTGGCTTCCCCGGACCTGCAGCTTGTCCAGCCTGCGGTCTCCAGTCACCCTCCTGAGCcctgcctgggctcccagcctcagcttcaGCCTAATGTCCCACAGGGAACGCCACCCCCGTGACCGCCTCCATCCCCCGGGCCGGCCCGGGCCCCTCCACCGAGCACTGCAACGCGTCCTTTGAGGAGAGCCGGGTGATGCTGGTGCTGGTGTACAGCGCGGTGTGCGCCCTGGGCCTGCCGGCCAACTGCCTCACAGCATGGCTCAcgctgctgcaggtgctgcagggtaACGTGCTGGCTGTGTACCTGCTGTGCCTGGCGCTGTGCGAGCTGCTCTACTTGGGCACGCTGCCGCTCTGGATCCTCTACATTCAGAACGGGCACCGCTGGACGCTAGGCCTGCGTGCCTGCCGGGCCACGGCCTACATCTTCTTCTGCAACATCTACCTCAGCATCCTCTTCTTATGCTGCGTGTCCTGCGAGCGCTTCGTGGCTGTGGTGTACGCCCTGGAGAGCCGCGGCCGCCGTCACCAGAGGACCGCCGTGCTTGTCTCTGCTGCCATCTTCGTCCTCGTGGGGCTGGTCCACTACCCTGTGTtccagatggaggaggaggagggtggtgcCTGCTTCGAGCCACCACGCATGAGTGCCACCATCGCCGCCTTCCACTATGCCCGGTTCACCATGGGCTTTGCCGCGCCCCTCGCCATCATCGCCTACACCAACCACCGCATCCTGAGGAGCGTTGGCCGCAGCCCGGGTCTGACCGCCGCCCAGAAGGCCAAGGTGCGGCACTCGGCTGCAGCTGTTGTGTTCATCTTCCTGTTCTGCTTTGCACCGTACCACCTGGTGCTGCTCCTCAAAGCCGCTGCCTTCTCCTACTACCACGGGGACCGTGACGCCGTGTGCGCCTTCGAGGCCAGCTTCTACAGCATCTCCGTGGGCTTTTTGTGCCTGGCCACAGTCAATAGCGTGGCTGACCCCATCATCTACGTGCTAGCCACAGAGCACTCACGCCAGGAAGTGTCCCGCATCCACAGTGGCTGGAGGAAGTGGTCAGCCAAGGTGGACGCTGTCAGGCTCACCAGCTCCAGGGACTCAGAGGACACGCGCTTGCCTGCCACTCCTGCCAAGGGCTGCCCCGGGCCCCAGAGTCCCccagggccagagctggccaTGGCGGGGGACAGCACATGAGCCCTGCACAGGCTGGTGGAAGGGtctggctgggcccagcatgccaggggcaggagggcagcatgGGTGTCCCTGGAGCCCAGTAACAGATATCCCGGTTCCCTGCCTTGAACTGCTCCATCGGGGGTCCTCCGTGCGGCAGCTGACACTGTGTCAGGGACATGGAGGCCTGCAGTCCAGCCCGGCTCCCTCTTGCTGCAGCTGGGCCTGGTTGTGTTGTGGGGTCTCCATGGACTGTGCAGGAGTCTGGCTGTGGTATTACATCCTAAACCCCctcttggggcctggcatggacTCTGGGCTGAACTGTCACACACTGCAATGCTCACATGCTGGCCATGGGAACCACAGAGGCCGGTGGTGCTGGCGGACAGCTGGGGGTGtgagctgagcagcagaggccagcacagGCTGCCCACTCAGACAAGGAAGTGACAGGGAGCGTGATCCTAACCCCAGCATCTCTGAGAAACTCCAGACTCCAGGATGACTGGGCAGAGCCCTGCACTACAGCACGAGCAAGGTCTGGGCCAACTTGAGTCCACACTGGCCTCGGCGGCACAGCTCCGCGGTCAGGCTGGGGATCTGTGCAGGGCTCACTCAGGAGTGTGGCCCAGCCAGCAATGCAGCCCAGGCAAAGCCTCGCCCAGCTGACCCCACCTGACCTGTTTCTTTGAGGTTGCCGGACCCTCCCCGACGGGCCACAGCACACAGGAcagtgccaggccacaagcaggagcctgggcctccacccacatctcccatgagggtgcaggggcccaatgcctGGGTCTGTCCTGGCTGCATTCCTGGGTGCAGgaggcagccgggactcgaaccagcacccgtacaggAAGCTGGCGCCAAGGGCAGGGGCGCTATGGCTGCTGCACCGGCACTATCCATTTGAAGATCTGCTTATTTCTTTTcaaggcagagtgagaaaaagcaacaaaggaaGGCGACCTTGGCTCTCAGGCGGTGGGAGGCTCCAGGGCCGGAACCCACAGCATGGAGTCCAGGGCCGCAGCCTCCTCTCCCGAGAGCTACCAGCCGTCCACGCCCAAAGCGGGTCCCCTTCTGCTCCCTCCAGTGTCGCATTACAGAAGGAAGAGCGGAGAGGGACCACCGCCTGGCCGCTGGCAAATGGCCGCCATGTCCGGCCGCAGCAGGGACTCGTTGCGGCCCCAGGAGACCCAGGTCCCAGAGTCCTCCGCCGCCTCCCAGGCGCCCAGGCAGCCCTCGTGTGCGAGGACGGGAGGCCCGGGGCCGGCGTCGCGGCAGTCAGGAGGCGGTATGGAGGCGGGCATGGGGCGGCATGGAGGCGGACGTGGGGGCCGGAACCCGCCCGTCACACAAGCACACTGCGTGGAAACTTGTTCTGGGGAAGCGAGGCCGGCCGCGCGCACGCGCCTGACGTGTCGGGGCGCGAACCCCGCCCCTACGGGGGCTCCGCCCACCGCGGAAGTCCGAGCCGCCCGCCCCATCCGCGCGCGCAGCCCGGGAAACTCCGGCGCAGGCGCACTCAGGCGCGCGCGAGGTGGTCCG encodes:
- the LOC101534712 gene encoding probable G-protein coupled receptor 132 produces the protein MPPRSLRAWAGSRALAALLPQVCTELQKWSSPTTRSDKCLLPPSHGAHLCEQGVELDPVEQLRLAWSPNYVAPQDGRPEWLWLCVNPVMSGNATPVTASIPRAGPGPSTEHCNASFEESRVMLVLVYSAVCALGLPANCLTAWLTLLQVLQGNVLAVYLLCLALCELLYLGTLPLWILYIQNGHRWTLGLRACRATAYIFFCNIYLSILFLCCVSCERFVAVVYALESRGRRHQRTAVLVSAAIFVLVGLVHYPVFQMEEEEGGACFEPPRMSATIAAFHYARFTMGFAAPLAIIAYTNHRILRSVGRSPGLTAAQKAKVRHSAAAVVFIFLFCFAPYHLVLLLKAAAFSYYHGDRDAVCAFEASFYSISVGFLCLATVNSVADPIIYVLATEHSRQEVSRIHSGWRKWSAKVDAVRLTSSRDSEDTRLPATPAKGCPGPQSPPGPELAMAGDST